From a single Lolium rigidum isolate FL_2022 chromosome 7, APGP_CSIRO_Lrig_0.1, whole genome shotgun sequence genomic region:
- the LOC124673290 gene encoding WEB family protein At2g17940-like, with protein sequence MDVDGGVVAAGRAEIDTRAPFKSVKEAVALFGEKVLAGELLHGGRRINTEVRALPGHLHRVTPSPRPPVNHQHAAAVIVNVAAAPPPPRHVQVPTTRELNDAKDELEKEREEKHKMAGCILSLQEELSNAMRELKKLKARDEEAQAKVIDLQVEDLKFMEINNQKQQHRNQSIPTSSVDVNMASKHAAEFQKKRYVTFADPPTAAYDRAPSPPRALPDVVLELHHQPQYVPSGRPQYREVRFQRQVSAGHETVKKVMAAAAEEDGRKKKKKPLIPLVGALFMRKKKSSSGGHHDDGSSAVKPRPSF encoded by the exons CGATACGAGGGCGCCGTTCAAGTCGGTGAAGGAGGCCGTCGCGCTCTTCGGCGAGAAGGTGCTGGCCGGGGAGCTCCTCCACGGCGGCCGGCGAATCAACACCGAGGTACGTGCTCTACCGGGCCACCTA CATCGAGTGACACCATCGCCAAGACCTCCTGTTAACCACCAACACGCCGCTGCTGTGATTGtcaatgtcgcggcggcaccaccACCCCCGCGTCACGTACAGGTACCGACGACGAGGGAGCTGAACGACGCGAAGGACGAGctggagaaggagcgggaggagaAGCACAAGATGGCAGGCTGCATCCTGTCCCTCCAGGAAGAGCTGAGCAACGCCATGAGAGAGCTGAAGAAGCTCAAGGCTCGTGACGAGGAGGCTCAGGCCAAGGTCATTGACCTGCAGGTGGAGGACCTCAAGTTCATGGAGATCAACAATCAGAAGCAGCAGCACCGGAACCAGAGCATACCAACGAGCAGCGTCGACGTCAACATGGCCTCGAAACACGCCGCCGAGTTCCAGAAGAAGCGGTACGTCACCTTCGCCGACCCGCCGACGGCCGCATACGACCGGGCGCCCTCGCCGCCCCGAGCTCTGCCGGACGTGGTGCTGGAGCTGCATCATCAGCCGCAGTACGTGCCGTCGGGCCGGCCGCAGTACCGCGAGGTGCGGTTCCAGAGGCAGGTGTCGGCCGGGCACGAGACGGTGAAGAAGGTGATGGCagccgcggcggaggaggatgggaggaaaaagaagaagaagccgcTGATCCCTCTGGTGGGCGCTCTCttcatgaggaagaagaagagctccTCGGGCGGTCACCACGACGACGGCTCGTCGGCGGTCAAGCCGCGCCCGTCGTTTTGA